The Paenibacillus sp. FSL R7-0204 genome includes a region encoding these proteins:
- a CDS encoding tyrosine-type recombinase/integrase: MTDFEFQIENFMLYCSSKNLSRKTMASYEQALKLYCLYLKDEFQIEEVAKVQTAHIRQYIKFLRERGKYTVVNVEASKQVNHPESRTDYKKEISTATIANYVRNIKVFFNFLYDVEKEIPKNPTAKIENPKVERKMKKTLTPEQLKKVLTQFDCSTFHGYRNYVVTRLLLDTGMRIGECLSLFPESADFKHKSIHVTNAKSKQERFVYFSYKTANELKKWMNYRDRYSDSPFLFPTIRGTQLEIRNYEKALRDAGQKVGIMIHPHQLRNNFAKYYILNGGDWFSLCRILGHSSVEVTQRAYLDFSDEEIGKKYQKHSPLTFMDIIS, encoded by the coding sequence ATGACTGATTTTGAATTTCAAATTGAAAACTTCATGCTGTATTGTTCATCTAAAAATTTATCTCGTAAAACAATGGCAAGTTATGAGCAAGCATTAAAATTATATTGCCTGTATTTAAAAGATGAATTTCAGATTGAAGAGGTAGCAAAGGTACAAACAGCTCATATACGACAATACATCAAGTTTCTTCGTGAAAGAGGTAAATACACTGTTGTAAACGTAGAAGCATCGAAACAAGTCAATCATCCAGAAAGTCGAACCGATTATAAAAAAGAAATATCTACAGCTACAATTGCAAACTATGTTCGGAACATCAAAGTATTCTTTAATTTCCTCTATGATGTCGAGAAAGAAATACCCAAGAATCCAACAGCAAAGATTGAAAATCCCAAGGTAGAGAGAAAAATGAAAAAGACCCTAACTCCAGAACAGTTAAAAAAGGTTTTAACTCAATTTGACTGTTCAACCTTTCATGGATATAGAAATTATGTGGTGACGCGACTATTGTTGGATACTGGTATGAGAATAGGTGAGTGCCTATCACTCTTTCCGGAAAGTGCCGACTTCAAGCATAAGAGTATTCATGTAACCAATGCGAAGAGCAAGCAAGAACGGTTTGTTTATTTCTCCTACAAAACAGCGAATGAGTTAAAGAAATGGATGAATTATAGAGATCGGTATTCGGACTCTCCATTTCTTTTTCCAACGATTAGAGGAACACAGTTAGAGATCAGAAATTATGAGAAGGCTTTACGTGATGCTGGTCAAAAAGTTGGTATTATGATTCATCCACATCAATTGAGAAATAATTTCGCTAAGTATTACATATTGAACGGTGGAGATTGGTTCAGTCTATGCAGAATTCTTGGACATTCGTCTGTAGAAGTCACTCAGAGGGCTTATCTTGATTTCTCGGATGAAGAGATCGGTAAGAAGTATCAAAAGCATAGCCCACTGACCTTTATGGATATAATTAGTTAG
- the spoIVB gene encoding SpoIVB peptidase, with protein sequence MPGLLFAFFLSLSGITGPSQIHAAPLEHQPLRAVQGTENELKVIPGGQTIGVKVKSAGVLVVGHHLVEVSEQSKISPGENSGILPGDLMISINGAKLDEVSKVARLVEQAGRSNDSLSIVYKRGGKEHTAQLKPAYDRTDKVWRLGLYIRDSAAGVGTLTFYAPKQGVYGALGHVITDMNTGTPIVVGSGHIVQSSVTSISKSQDGDPGEKRAHFLKESQVLGNVESNTDFGIFGKMTRNPEHSLYQEPIPVAMSTEVKEGPAQILTVVDGQQVERFNVEIIHVARQQTPATKGMVLRITDPRLLDKTGGIVQGMSGSPIVQNGRLIGAVTHVFVNDPKSGYGCFIEWMLRDSGVVQQDQEPQYNLKAV encoded by the coding sequence ATGCCCGGCCTTTTATTTGCCTTCTTTCTCAGTTTATCAGGCATAACGGGACCCTCACAGATCCACGCAGCACCGCTTGAACATCAGCCGCTTAGGGCGGTACAGGGAACCGAGAATGAGCTTAAGGTCATCCCCGGGGGTCAGACCATTGGCGTGAAGGTGAAGTCGGCAGGCGTGCTGGTTGTTGGTCATCATCTGGTAGAAGTATCGGAGCAGTCCAAGATTTCACCCGGCGAGAACAGCGGCATCCTGCCCGGCGATCTGATGATCTCCATCAACGGGGCGAAGCTGGACGAGGTATCGAAGGTAGCAAGGCTGGTCGAGCAAGCAGGCCGGAGCAATGATTCCTTAAGCATCGTCTACAAACGCGGCGGTAAAGAGCATACAGCTCAGCTGAAGCCCGCGTATGACCGCACAGACAAGGTGTGGCGGCTAGGGCTCTACATCCGTGATTCCGCAGCAGGTGTAGGGACCCTCACTTTCTACGCCCCGAAGCAGGGTGTGTACGGGGCCCTTGGGCATGTCATTACTGACATGAACACAGGTACGCCGATTGTGGTCGGCAGCGGCCATATCGTGCAGTCCAGCGTCACTTCAATCTCCAAGAGCCAGGATGGCGATCCTGGGGAGAAACGGGCCCATTTTCTGAAAGAAAGCCAGGTTCTCGGTAATGTGGAGAGCAACACGGATTTCGGAATATTCGGTAAAATGACCCGTAATCCTGAGCACAGCCTGTATCAGGAGCCGATTCCGGTGGCCATGAGCACTGAAGTGAAGGAAGGTCCCGCTCAGATTCTTACTGTCGTCGATGGTCAACAGGTCGAACGCTTCAACGTAGAGATCATCCATGTCGCCCGTCAGCAGACCCCTGCTACTAAGGGCATGGTGCTGCGCATTACTGACCCGCGTCTGCTTGATAAGACCGGAGGGATTGTCCAGGGAATGAGCGGCAGCCCGATTGTCCAGAACGGCCGACTAATCGGTGCAGTGACCCATGTGTTCGTTAATGATCCCAAGTCAGGGTATGGCTGCTTCATTGAGTGGATGCTCAGGGACTCCGGTGTGGTTCAACAGGATCAGGAGCCTCAATACAATCTTAAGGCGGTTTAG
- the spo0A gene encoding sporulation transcription factor Spo0A, translated as MQNIEVLLADDNREFTNLLAEYITEQEDMTVTGIAYNGEEVLQMLSGARKIPDVLILDIIMPHLDGLGVLERLRDMDLNPQPKIIMLTAFGQENITQRAVQLGASYYILKPFDMEVLANRVRQLVGTQGSMSTSGSMSGYSSSRSSSNVVPLSKGKNLDANITSIIHEIGVPAHIKGYQYLREAITMVYNNIEILGAITKTLYPAIAEKFKTTPSRVERAIRHAIEVAWTRGNIDSISHLFGYTINISKSKPTNSEFIAMVADKLRIEHKVS; from the coding sequence GTGCAGAATATTGAAGTGTTGTTGGCCGATGATAACAGGGAGTTCACGAACTTGCTCGCCGAGTACATTACTGAACAAGAAGATATGACCGTAACAGGCATTGCCTATAATGGGGAAGAGGTACTACAGATGCTCAGCGGAGCACGTAAGATCCCCGATGTCCTTATTCTTGATATCATTATGCCGCATCTGGACGGCCTCGGCGTGCTGGAACGCCTGCGTGATATGGATCTGAACCCGCAGCCCAAGATCATTATGCTGACCGCTTTTGGCCAGGAGAACATTACACAGAGAGCCGTTCAGCTTGGAGCCTCTTATTATATTCTGAAACCGTTTGACATGGAGGTTCTGGCGAACCGTGTGCGCCAGCTGGTCGGCACGCAGGGCAGCATGAGCACTTCCGGAAGCATGTCCGGCTATTCTTCTTCCAGATCTTCCAGTAATGTGGTTCCGCTGTCCAAGGGCAAGAACCTGGATGCGAATATTACCTCAATCATTCATGAAATCGGCGTCCCTGCGCATATCAAAGGCTACCAGTACCTGCGTGAAGCCATCACCATGGTCTATAACAATATTGAGATCCTTGGTGCCATCACCAAGACGCTGTATCCGGCTATAGCCGAGAAATTCAAGACCACGCCTTCCCGCGTAGAACGCGCCATCCGCCATGCGATTGAAGTCGCCTGGACCCGTGGCAATATCGACAGCATCTCCCACCTGTTCGGCTATACCATTAATATCTCCAAATCCAAGCCAACTAACTCAGAGTTTATTGCCATGGTCGCCGACAAGCTGCGCATTGAGCATAAGGTGTCTTGA
- a CDS encoding TlyA family RNA methyltransferase, protein MEHPKERIDVLLVEQGFYDSREKAKAAIMAGLVLANEERIEKPGMKVLRSSVLRVKGALHPYVSRGGLKLEKALRQFGIELTGRNMLDIGSSTGGFTDCALQNGAAHVYAIDVGHNQLDWSLRNDDRVTVMEQTNFRYMTPPDLKGPVPDFASIDVSFISLKIILPPLMALLSRPADIAALIKPQFEAGREKVGKSGVVREPAVHREVLVNVLSMAAELGYTLAGLTYSPITGGEGNIEFLAHWKLLTAEAEEQPSAQQTSTAEAQPNNFAALADSVIKEANATFSAAGHGNSSKR, encoded by the coding sequence ATGGAACACCCTAAGGAAAGAATTGATGTGCTGTTGGTGGAGCAAGGCTTCTACGACAGCCGGGAGAAGGCTAAGGCTGCCATTATGGCGGGCCTGGTGCTTGCGAACGAAGAACGGATTGAAAAGCCGGGGATGAAGGTGCTGCGCAGCTCTGTCCTCAGAGTCAAGGGAGCACTGCACCCCTATGTCAGCCGCGGCGGCTTGAAGCTGGAGAAGGCCTTGCGGCAGTTCGGCATCGAGCTGACCGGCCGCAACATGCTGGATATTGGCTCCTCTACAGGAGGCTTCACCGATTGTGCACTTCAGAACGGCGCGGCCCATGTGTACGCTATCGATGTGGGACATAACCAGCTCGACTGGAGCCTGCGTAATGATGACCGGGTAACCGTAATGGAGCAGACCAACTTCCGTTACATGACCCCGCCTGATTTGAAAGGACCGGTACCAGACTTTGCGAGTATCGATGTCTCCTTCATTTCACTCAAAATCATCCTGCCGCCGCTTATGGCGCTGCTCAGCCGTCCTGCTGATATCGCTGCGCTGATTAAGCCGCAGTTTGAAGCCGGGCGCGAGAAGGTGGGCAAGTCTGGAGTCGTACGCGAACCGGCTGTGCACCGGGAGGTGCTGGTGAACGTACTGTCCATGGCAGCTGAACTGGGCTACACGCTTGCAGGACTGACGTATTCCCCCATTACCGGCGGGGAAGGTAATATCGAATTTCTGGCACACTGGAAGCTGCTGACTGCTGAGGCTGAGGAACAGCCTTCAGCGCAGCAGACTTCTACGGCTGAAGCACAGCCGAATAATTTCGCCGCGCTTGCCGACTCCGTCATTAAGGAAGCGAATGCAACCTTCAGCGCTGCGGGCCATGGAAACTCATCGAAGCGATGA
- the recN gene encoding DNA repair protein RecN has product MLETLSIRNLAVVEAVDVHFYPGFHVLTGETGAGKSIIIDALALIAGGRGSADSIRYGCEKAEMEALFSLPASHPVWDTLERLGIGAEREEHLVIRREITSQGKSTSRVNGQMVNLSMLREIGEQLVNIHGQHEHQNLLKAERHLGLLDTYGEAVIGPLKADYHEKYTAFAKVEKELRELQESSQKAYQMLDLYRFQLEEISAAGLKPGEDELLAEERVKLSHSEKMMDSVSGAYELLYDRQGLESIGNVISRLEDAVRYDEKGLRAVFEQLQSAYYQLEDAAFQLRDYREEIEFNPARLEDIENRLDLITGLQRKYGDSVEQILEYYQQIERETDLLENKDEYIEKLTAKRDGLLHILMESAEALSGARRQCATDLASQVEGELKDLQMERTSLQVKMETLEDPRGMEYQGRRYRLTRQGIDSAEFMISPNPGEPLRPLGKIASGGELSRIMLAMKSIFARHDAIPVLIFDEVDTGVSGRAAQSIADKLYKLSSTCQVFSITHLPQVACMADHQYLIAKKVEDGRTMTEVDSLSAEGRIMELARMLGGVEITEKTLHHAQEMLGLAEASKAAAS; this is encoded by the coding sequence GTGTTAGAGACATTGTCTATACGCAATCTGGCCGTGGTTGAGGCGGTGGATGTGCATTTTTATCCGGGGTTCCATGTCCTTACAGGGGAGACCGGTGCCGGAAAATCAATTATCATCGATGCGCTCGCACTCATTGCCGGGGGACGCGGTTCCGCTGACTCCATCCGGTATGGGTGTGAGAAAGCCGAAATGGAAGCGCTTTTCAGTCTGCCGGCAAGTCATCCGGTCTGGGATACGCTGGAGCGGCTGGGCATCGGAGCAGAGCGTGAGGAGCATCTGGTGATCCGCCGGGAGATTACCTCCCAGGGGAAGAGTACTTCGCGCGTGAACGGTCAGATGGTCAATCTGAGCATGCTGCGCGAAATCGGGGAGCAGCTGGTCAATATTCATGGACAGCATGAGCATCAGAACCTGTTGAAGGCTGAACGTCACTTAGGGTTGCTGGATACCTATGGGGAAGCGGTGATCGGACCGCTCAAAGCGGATTATCACGAGAAATATACAGCCTTCGCCAAAGTGGAAAAAGAACTCCGGGAACTTCAGGAATCCAGCCAAAAGGCGTATCAGATGCTGGATTTGTACCGTTTTCAGCTGGAGGAAATTTCTGCTGCGGGACTAAAACCGGGAGAAGATGAATTACTTGCCGAAGAACGGGTAAAACTATCCCACAGTGAGAAAATGATGGATTCAGTATCCGGCGCATACGAGCTGCTGTATGACAGGCAAGGGCTGGAGTCCATTGGCAATGTAATCTCCAGGCTTGAAGATGCGGTGCGGTATGACGAGAAGGGTCTGCGGGCAGTCTTCGAGCAATTGCAGTCGGCTTATTACCAGCTGGAGGATGCGGCGTTTCAGCTGCGCGACTACCGTGAAGAGATCGAATTCAATCCGGCACGGCTGGAGGATATTGAGAACCGGCTGGATCTGATTACCGGACTGCAGCGCAAATACGGGGATAGCGTGGAGCAGATTCTGGAGTATTATCAGCAGATTGAGCGGGAGACGGATCTTCTGGAGAATAAGGACGAATATATTGAGAAATTAACGGCCAAACGCGATGGCCTGCTTCATATCTTAATGGAGTCAGCCGAAGCGCTGAGCGGAGCGCGGCGGCAGTGTGCGACGGATCTCGCTTCACAGGTCGAAGGGGAGCTGAAGGATCTGCAGATGGAGCGGACCTCCCTCCAGGTGAAGATGGAGACGCTCGAAGATCCACGCGGTATGGAGTATCAGGGACGGCGGTACCGTCTGACCCGGCAGGGGATCGACAGTGCTGAATTCATGATCTCGCCGAATCCCGGCGAGCCGCTGCGTCCGCTGGGCAAGATTGCCTCCGGCGGAGAGCTGTCGCGGATCATGCTGGCGATGAAGAGTATTTTTGCGCGGCATGATGCGATTCCTGTCCTTATCTTCGATGAGGTGGATACCGGGGTCAGCGGACGGGCGGCCCAGTCCATCGCGGACAAGCTGTATAAGCTGTCCTCCACCTGCCAGGTGTTCTCCATTACCCACCTGCCGCAGGTGGCCTGTATGGCGGATCATCAATACCTGATTGCCAAAAAAGTCGAAGACGGACGCACGATGACTGAAGTGGACTCCCTCTCAGCCGAAGGTCGCATAATGGAGCTGGCCCGGATGCTGGGCGGTGTGGAAATTACCGAAAAAACATTGCATCACGCACAGGAGATGCTGGGTCTGGCCGAGGCCAGCAAGGCAGCTGCAAGCTAA
- the ahrC gene encoding transcriptional regulator AhrC/ArgR — protein MKGHRHIKIREIISQKEIETQDDLVEALREAGFQVTQATVSRDIKELLLIKVPMDDGRYKYSLPTDQRYNPTQKLKRVLVDNFVQIDYSANLVVMKCLPGTANSVAALIDNIDWPQIMGTISGDDTILIICRQPEDSKDVISQIMGYIS, from the coding sequence ATGAAGGGACACAGGCATATCAAGATTAGAGAAATTATCTCGCAAAAGGAAATCGAAACCCAGGATGATCTGGTGGAGGCGCTGCGTGAAGCGGGTTTTCAAGTCACCCAGGCTACCGTATCCCGCGATATTAAGGAACTGTTGCTGATTAAGGTACCGATGGATGACGGGCGTTACAAGTATTCCCTGCCTACCGACCAGCGTTACAACCCGACCCAGAAGCTGAAGCGGGTGCTGGTGGACAACTTTGTACAAATCGACTATTCCGCGAATCTTGTGGTGATGAAATGTCTGCCGGGAACGGCCAATTCCGTGGCTGCGCTGATCGACAATATCGACTGGCCGCAAATTATGGGTACGATCTCCGGAGACGACACCATCCTGATTATCTGCCGCCAGCCGGAGGACAGCAAGGACGTCATTTCACAAATTATGGGCTATATATCGTAG